The following are from one region of the Cytobacillus firmus genome:
- a CDS encoding hydroxypyruvate isomerase family protein has translation MNNFSVNLSTVFTEVPFLDRFKKAREAGFDLVECQFPYAYTIEEVRNELKLNDLTMVLSNLPPGHWEEGDRGLAADPNRIEEFRKSVEIGIRYAKGLGVKKIHCMAGVHSSNNQNVFIENLSFAGNAMSKHGINLLIEPINSFDMPDYFLNDIRQAEEIINSVDLPNVKLQFDFYHIERIHGQALSFFQKYAELVSHVQIADNPGRHEPGTGEMNYKEILLYLQKHYKGIIGLEYNPQGKSADSLAWLKEVTS, from the coding sequence ATGAACAATTTTTCTGTCAATCTATCAACCGTTTTTACTGAAGTTCCTTTTTTAGACCGTTTCAAAAAAGCCCGTGAAGCTGGTTTTGATCTTGTAGAATGTCAATTTCCATATGCATATACAATAGAAGAAGTAAGAAATGAGCTTAAGCTCAATGATTTAACAATGGTTTTAAGTAACCTGCCTCCCGGTCACTGGGAAGAAGGGGACAGGGGACTCGCTGCAGACCCCAATCGCATAGAAGAATTCAGGAAATCAGTTGAAATCGGGATCCGTTATGCGAAAGGCCTTGGGGTAAAGAAGATTCATTGCATGGCGGGGGTACACTCGAGTAATAATCAGAATGTTTTTATTGAGAATCTCTCTTTTGCGGGCAATGCAATGTCTAAGCACGGAATTAACTTATTAATTGAGCCAATCAATTCATTCGACATGCCTGACTATTTCTTAAATGATATCCGGCAGGCTGAAGAGATAATTAATAGTGTCGACTTGCCGAATGTGAAGCTGCAATTCGACTTTTATCATATTGAAAGAATTCATGGCCAGGCTCTTTCTTTTTTTCAAAAATATGCTGAGCTGGTTTCACATGTACAGATTGCAGACAATCCGGGCAGACATGAGCCGGGGACGGGAGAAATGAACTATAAAGAGATCCTCCTATATTTGCAGAAACACTATAAAGGCATTATTGGTCTTGAATACAATCCGCAAGGCAAAAGCGCTGACAGCCTTGCTTGGCTGAAAGAGGTGACCTCATGA
- a CDS encoding 2Fe-2S iron-sulfur cluster-binding protein, which produces MPNIHFVNSNKTLEVPEDSNILRMSLRYDGDLPNRCGGGICGTCVFKTEEGSEYLDNVKIQERRKLGEEWLEKGYRLGCQTFVTNGDISISWDDKVTDQVKKRKPDKLKQAVSTGK; this is translated from the coding sequence ATGCCAAACATCCATTTTGTCAACAGCAACAAAACTCTGGAAGTGCCTGAGGATTCTAATATATTAAGAATGTCGCTCCGCTATGACGGTGATCTGCCAAATCGCTGCGGCGGGGGAATTTGCGGCACATGTGTTTTTAAAACGGAAGAAGGGTCCGAATATCTGGATAACGTGAAAATCCAGGAAAGAAGAAAGCTGGGAGAAGAGTGGCTGGAAAAAGGCTACCGTTTAGGATGCCAGACGTTTGTAACAAACGGGGATATTTCCATTTCCTGGGATGATAAAGTAACAGATCAGGTTAAAAAGAGAAAGCCGGATAAATTGAAGCAAGCCGTCTCTACAGGAAAATGA
- a CDS encoding chromate transporter — protein MIYWEIFCAFFIANLLGYGGGPATIPLIQIEVVNNNGWMTLSEFGDVLAIANALPGPIATKMAGFIGYELGGVLGAAVALAATILPSALAVIVLFKFVNLFKDSPKVKLMTKSVQPVIAVLLAVMAYQFFMSAFEKSGMLHLMLLAAVSYLTLIKFKVHPSLVIFGALFYGGIFLS, from the coding sequence ATGATCTATTGGGAAATCTTTTGTGCATTTTTTATAGCGAATTTATTGGGTTACGGCGGGGGGCCAGCAACAATTCCCCTCATACAAATTGAAGTAGTCAATAACAATGGCTGGATGACACTCTCTGAATTTGGGGATGTACTCGCCATAGCAAATGCGCTGCCGGGTCCAATAGCAACGAAAATGGCTGGTTTTATTGGCTATGAACTAGGCGGAGTATTGGGTGCGGCAGTGGCATTAGCCGCAACCATCCTGCCGTCCGCTTTGGCAGTGATTGTGCTGTTTAAGTTTGTGAATTTATTTAAAGATTCCCCTAAAGTGAAATTAATGACCAAATCTGTACAGCCGGTCATTGCTGTCCTTCTGGCTGTCATGGCTTATCAGTTCTTTATGTCAGCCTTCGAAAAAAGCGGAATGCTTCACCTTATGCTTCTTGCAGCTGTCAGCTATTTAACTTTAATCAAATTCAAGGTTCATCCTTCTCTTGTTATATTCGGAGCTTTATTTTATGGAGGGATCTTTTTATCTTAA
- a CDS encoding RidA family protein yields MEGVKKGIEERLEELNIQLPELTDIRMPFEPGVISGKIVYLSGQTPRVNGLQKYTGIVGAGISIEEAKDAARICTLNLLAALKGIIGDLNKVKRIIKMDGYVASTSDFKYHPIVINASSELLHDIFGKENGHARKAVGLASLPGGAPVEIEMIVELE; encoded by the coding sequence ATGGAAGGGGTAAAAAAAGGAATTGAAGAAAGACTGGAAGAGCTGAATATCCAGCTCCCTGAATTGACTGATATCCGAATGCCTTTTGAACCGGGCGTTATCTCAGGAAAGATTGTTTATTTATCCGGGCAAACACCCAGAGTAAATGGTCTCCAGAAGTATACCGGAATTGTCGGGGCAGGCATTTCGATCGAAGAAGCAAAGGATGCGGCACGAATTTGTACCCTGAATTTGCTGGCAGCCCTTAAAGGAATCATTGGAGATTTAAATAAAGTGAAAAGAATCATCAAAATGGATGGATATGTTGCCTCAACAAGTGACTTTAAATATCATCCGATCGTCATAAATGCATCTTCAGAACTGCTGCATGATATTTTCGGCAAGGAAAATGGACATGCACGTAAAGCAGTGGGATTGGCTTCACTGCCGGGCGGGGCCCCTGTTGAGATAGAAATGATTGTTGAACTCGAATAA
- a CDS encoding NAD(P)-dependent oxidoreductase produces the protein MKIGFIGTGVMGSRMARRLLGHGFQVAVHNRTFQKVKPLIENGAIYEETVSALSKQCEIICTCLSMPQDVMAVYMSKEGIIDNAKPGTICIDLTSVGADTSKTIYGIAGAKEISYLDCPVSGGPEGAENGTLTIMAGGGEMAFQKVKPVLDVLGETIEYMGPSGSGSIAKLINQYLVAVHSLAASEAMVTGAAYGLDSEQLFNVLKASYGDSRILRRHMEQYVFDRHFTPGGAVKYVHKDVRLANQLMQEAGLNQFTGQMAEKAFQTAAEKGLSEQDMSAVIKPLEEEGGIMVMSRNNK, from the coding sequence ATGAAGATCGGGTTTATTGGAACAGGCGTGATGGGCTCCAGAATGGCCCGGCGGCTGCTAGGCCATGGTTTTCAAGTGGCAGTACATAACCGGACATTCCAAAAAGTAAAGCCACTCATAGAAAATGGAGCGATTTATGAAGAAACAGTAAGTGCGCTTTCCAAACAATGTGAAATTATATGCACGTGTCTTTCGATGCCTCAAGATGTTATGGCCGTTTATATGAGTAAAGAAGGAATCATTGACAATGCCAAGCCAGGAACGATATGCATTGACCTTACTTCTGTAGGGGCAGATACGAGTAAAACCATCTATGGGATAGCAGGTGCAAAAGAAATCAGTTATCTTGACTGTCCTGTCAGCGGCGGACCAGAAGGGGCCGAAAATGGCACTTTAACGATCATGGCTGGCGGCGGGGAAATGGCCTTTCAGAAAGTTAAGCCGGTACTTGATGTGCTCGGTGAAACTATAGAATATATGGGCCCTTCGGGGTCAGGCAGCATTGCCAAGCTGATTAATCAGTATCTTGTTGCTGTCCACTCGCTGGCTGCATCAGAGGCAATGGTCACCGGAGCTGCTTATGGATTGGACTCTGAACAGCTTTTTAATGTATTGAAGGCAAGCTATGGCGACAGCCGAATCCTCCGCAGGCATATGGAACAATACGTATTCGACCGCCATTTCACACCAGGTGGGGCAGTGAAATACGTTCACAAGGATGTCCGGCTTGCCAACCAGCTAATGCAGGAAGCAGGACTTAATCAATTCACAGGGCAGATGGCGGAAAAAGCATTCCAAACAGCAGCAGAGAAAGGACTAAGCGAGCAGGATATGTCGGCAGTCATAAAGCCACT
- a CDS encoding vWA domain-containing protein, with translation MKRALLLVVTIILSAVFLIACSSAEENKDDKKESDQNKSAENMEGDEGEDSQQTVKNYPSIPKSFKESAEYDMTGEFAGEEFSEEAKKKLNELSEINKDSSEEEIEAMEQEIFALFKENLNLPHLPIDQWEAMKFADPSAGAQGPQVKGNYNVAILLDSSGSMGAIENGRTRMDLAKEAIQQFVESLPQEANVSLSVYGHVGTGQEKDKEKSCRKVEEVYPLSAYNPVEFSSSLNQFKPAGWTPMAKAAEQVMDNLKELDGENNTNIIYIVSDGIETCGGDPVKVMESLGASNLKPVVNIIGYQVDNEGLNQLKEMAKAANGQFVNVQNEQDLKSEFNRTAEMAKVWSEWHEDTNAAINNLFNTVQSQLNDWHKTEQEKMNREHKNLQSAVNYLNDQEKIDTDIFLRYDDHYRDYFLTVDQEARDLFLELDSLNRDSFLDNWDEITDRFLENVNK, from the coding sequence ATGAAAAGAGCATTACTGCTAGTCGTAACTATTATTCTTTCTGCAGTATTTCTTATTGCATGCAGTTCAGCTGAAGAGAATAAGGACGATAAAAAGGAGTCTGATCAAAACAAATCAGCTGAAAATATGGAAGGGGATGAGGGAGAAGATTCTCAGCAAACTGTAAAAAATTATCCTTCCATTCCCAAGTCTTTTAAAGAATCTGCAGAATATGACATGACAGGAGAATTTGCAGGAGAAGAGTTTTCAGAAGAGGCAAAAAAGAAGCTTAATGAGCTTTCTGAAATTAATAAGGATTCGTCAGAGGAAGAAATAGAGGCAATGGAACAGGAAATATTTGCGCTGTTTAAAGAAAATCTAAATTTGCCTCATTTGCCAATTGACCAATGGGAAGCAATGAAGTTTGCTGACCCAAGTGCCGGGGCGCAAGGTCCACAGGTTAAGGGAAATTATAATGTGGCTATATTGCTGGATTCTAGTGGCAGTATGGGTGCAATCGAGAACGGGCGGACAAGAATGGATTTAGCCAAAGAGGCCATTCAGCAATTTGTTGAGAGTTTGCCGCAAGAAGCTAATGTCTCTCTTAGTGTTTATGGACATGTAGGCACAGGGCAGGAAAAGGATAAAGAAAAGTCCTGCAGGAAGGTTGAAGAAGTTTATCCGCTTTCAGCTTATAACCCCGTTGAATTTTCAAGCTCATTAAATCAGTTTAAGCCTGCAGGGTGGACACCTATGGCTAAAGCGGCCGAGCAGGTGATGGACAATTTAAAAGAATTGGATGGAGAGAATAATACTAACATAATCTACATAGTCAGCGACGGGATTGAAACATGCGGAGGAGATCCTGTTAAAGTTATGGAAAGCCTTGGTGCATCCAACCTTAAGCCTGTTGTCAATATCATTGGCTACCAGGTAGACAATGAGGGCCTTAATCAATTAAAGGAAATGGCAAAGGCCGCCAATGGCCAGTTTGTGAACGTTCAAAATGAGCAGGATCTAAAATCTGAATTTAACAGGACAGCGGAAATGGCTAAAGTTTGGTCTGAATGGCATGAAGACACCAATGCAGCCATTAATAATCTGTTTAATACTGTACAATCACAGTTGAACGATTGGCACAAGACAGAGCAGGAAAAGATGAACAGGGAACACAAAAATCTCCAATCAGCTGTAAATTATTTGAATGATCAAGAAAAAATTGATACAGATATTTTCTTAAGATATGATGATCATTACCGGGATTATTTTTTGACAGTGGATCAGGAGGCGCGTGATTTATTCTTAGAGCTCGATAGCCTAAATCGCGACTCATTCCTTGATAATTGGGATGAGATAACAGATCGATTTTTAGAAAATGTTAATAAGTAA
- a CDS encoding GlcG/HbpS family heme-binding protein — MKTALKLELEEAKLMIEAAKEKSAEINVFETIAIVDDGGSVIALERMNGARITGPEIAIAKAYTAAGHKRSTHLFNKEPNGPALPGNEAFGIQHMLDGKFAVFVGGFPIVVNGEVVGGIGISGGNGEQDTAVGTAALKALQTYLEKDGYEVVTEADIKK; from the coding sequence ATGAAAACTGCTTTAAAACTTGAACTGGAAGAAGCAAAATTGATGATTGAAGCAGCAAAGGAAAAATCTGCTGAAATAAATGTGTTCGAAACGATTGCGATTGTCGATGACGGCGGAAGTGTCATTGCCCTTGAGCGCATGAATGGAGCAAGAATCACCGGCCCGGAAATTGCGATTGCTAAGGCATACACTGCCGCCGGCCACAAACGCTCCACCCACCTATTCAATAAAGAACCGAACGGGCCTGCCCTGCCTGGCAATGAAGCATTTGGCATCCAGCATATGCTTGATGGCAAATTTGCTGTGTTTGTCGGTGGGTTCCCAATTGTGGTAAATGGTGAAGTTGTAGGCGGAATCGGCATCAGCGGAGGAAACGGCGAGCAGGATACCGCTGTAGGGACTGCTGCACTAAAAGCCCTTCAAACTTACCTGGAAAAAGACGGCTATGAAGTTGTAACAGAAGCAGATATTAAAAAATAA
- a CDS encoding GntR family transcriptional regulator, with amino-acid sequence MEKTWEETNLISIREHAYLYLKKLILEGEYQAGDRLVERELAAKLNISRTPIREALFRLESQGFVKTVPRKGVVISNISEDEVLEVFTILSSLEVLAVKLAAQRMDTGTQQELDHKIKELIELSEKDEENFNSEHIQMNRLINKASKSPKLYEILSGLIDFIHMAANMGYETPGRRKDSLKEHIDIMKALRDKDAEIAEYLMRIHIENSKRAYMAYVNRIKKRGTVKN; translated from the coding sequence ATGGAAAAAACATGGGAGGAAACCAACTTAATATCTATACGCGAACATGCGTATTTGTATCTGAAAAAACTTATTTTAGAAGGAGAATACCAGGCAGGAGACAGACTGGTAGAAAGAGAACTTGCAGCCAAACTTAACATCAGCCGAACACCGATCCGTGAAGCGTTATTCAGGCTGGAATCGCAGGGCTTCGTGAAAACAGTTCCCAGAAAAGGGGTTGTCATCTCCAATATCTCAGAGGATGAAGTATTGGAGGTCTTTACCATCCTTTCTTCTCTTGAGGTGCTGGCTGTAAAGTTGGCAGCGCAAAGAATGGATACAGGTACACAACAAGAACTGGATCACAAGATTAAGGAACTAATTGAGCTAAGTGAAAAGGATGAAGAAAACTTCAATTCTGAACATATTCAGATGAACAGGCTGATTAATAAGGCATCCAAGAGCCCAAAGCTATATGAAATCCTATCAGGCTTGATCGATTTCATTCACATGGCCGCCAATATGGGATATGAAACACCTGGGAGAAGAAAGGACTCATTAAAGGAACATATCGATATTATGAAAGCACTTCGCGACAAAGATGCCGAAATAGCGGAATACCTGATGAGAATTCATATTGAGAATTCGAAAAGGGCATACATGGCCTATGTGAACCGAATTAAAAAGAGAGGGACTGTTAAAAACTAA
- a CDS encoding TenA family transcriptional regulator has product MPELLSKDEFRKELEEAIKGNHSQKAPFTVAWAEGKLERKHFARWAENHYHYVGPFADYLAYIYHNTPTDPKFEAAKDFTLQNMYEEEIAADRHTDLLIRFAEACGTTRERVINPENMAATTLGLQSWCYAVAARENFVVATAALVVGLESQVPDIYRKQTPALRAQYGFTDEEIEFFDLHIVSDEIHGERGYKIVLDHADTPELQQRCLEVVRTGAKMRRMYMDGLWREYLEQDLGSLVEAK; this is encoded by the coding sequence ATGCCAGAATTATTATCTAAAGATGAATTTCGCAAAGAACTAGAGGAAGCCATTAAAGGAAACCACAGTCAGAAAGCTCCATTCACTGTAGCTTGGGCTGAAGGAAAACTGGAAAGAAAGCATTTTGCAAGATGGGCTGAAAACCATTACCACTATGTAGGGCCTTTTGCAGACTACTTAGCGTATATCTACCACAACACTCCAACCGATCCGAAGTTTGAAGCAGCAAAAGATTTCACACTTCAAAATATGTATGAAGAAGAAATTGCGGCTGACCGCCATACAGACCTGCTGATTCGTTTTGCAGAAGCATGTGGAACGACTCGTGAACGCGTAATCAATCCAGAAAACATGGCAGCTACAACATTAGGCCTGCAAAGCTGGTGTTATGCAGTTGCGGCCCGTGAAAACTTCGTTGTGGCTACTGCCGCTCTTGTTGTTGGGTTAGAATCACAGGTACCGGACATTTATCGAAAGCAGACTCCTGCTCTTCGTGCACAATACGGATTCACTGATGAAGAAATTGAATTCTTCGATCTTCATATCGTATCCGATGAAATCCATGGAGAACGCGGCTATAAGATTGTTTTAGATCATGCCGACACTCCAGAACTGCAGCAGCGCTGTCTGGAAGTAGTTCGCACAGGTGCGAAGATGCGCCGCATGTACATGGATGGCCTATGGAGAGAATATCTTGAACAGGATCTTGGCTCTTTAGTAGAAGCAAAATAA
- a CDS encoding creatininase family protein translates to MKCYDLTKMTWKEVEKSLETAEFAIIPVGAHEQHGPHMEESCDAVLAERMATKLGQRMFPYAIITPTVNMGVSEHHIHFPGTISLQPSTLIAVLKDMVSSLKQHGIKKFLFLNSHGGNQSTLNLAAMTITKELEVEVYYAKTTASARESIGKYVKSPLFGHSCEREVSEALYLAPELVREELLEKGEIKKGGRWEKLRPGKAVQGFYFYEEMTGNGCIGDGRRGSREIGEQIVEEALDNLTQELSELLDLKKELSY, encoded by the coding sequence ATGAAATGTTATGATCTTACCAAGATGACGTGGAAGGAAGTTGAGAAATCCTTAGAAACTGCAGAATTTGCTATTATTCCTGTTGGAGCACATGAGCAGCACGGCCCTCATATGGAGGAAAGCTGCGATGCCGTGCTTGCAGAAAGAATGGCGACTAAACTGGGGCAAAGAATGTTTCCCTATGCGATTATCACGCCAACTGTTAACATGGGTGTTTCTGAACACCATATTCATTTTCCCGGTACAATCAGCCTTCAGCCGTCTACTTTGATTGCTGTTCTGAAAGATATGGTCTCTTCGCTGAAACAGCATGGCATCAAGAAGTTTCTATTTTTGAATTCCCATGGCGGAAACCAATCTACACTGAATCTCGCAGCAATGACTATCACAAAGGAATTAGAAGTAGAAGTCTACTATGCAAAGACCACAGCCTCTGCCAGGGAATCTATCGGGAAATATGTTAAATCCCCTCTATTTGGGCACAGCTGCGAAAGGGAAGTATCTGAAGCTCTGTATCTGGCTCCGGAACTGGTAAGAGAGGAACTTTTGGAAAAAGGAGAAATCAAGAAGGGCGGCAGATGGGAAAAGTTGCGTCCGGGGAAGGCAGTCCAGGGATTTTATTTTTACGAAGAAATGACTGGCAACGGCTGTATAGGTGATGGACGCAGAGGGAGCAGGGAAATAGGAGAACAAATTGTAGAAGAAGCCCTGGATAATCTTACTCAGGAGCTTTCCGAACTGCTTGATCTGAAAAAAGAGCTTTCTTATTAA
- a CDS encoding 2Fe-2S iron-sulfur cluster-binding protein encodes MPKVTLHVDGMIVEKQVKDNANLVVLAGIRQFPELKYGCGMGRCTKCTCIVLDAGDDLGPPNWKEEKMLGDKVKEGYRLTCQMTIQSDIEISQENISVKPPKKTTAAITK; translated from the coding sequence ATGCCGAAGGTTACGCTACATGTGGATGGAATGATAGTGGAGAAGCAGGTTAAGGATAATGCCAATTTGGTTGTTTTGGCAGGGATTCGCCAGTTTCCGGAATTAAAATATGGGTGTGGGATGGGAAGGTGCACAAAATGCACTTGTATCGTATTAGACGCGGGAGATGATCTCGGACCGCCAAATTGGAAGGAAGAAAAAATGCTTGGCGATAAAGTGAAAGAAGGGTACCGGTTAACCTGCCAGATGACTATTCAAAGCGATATAGAAATATCCCAGGAAAATATCTCTGTAAAACCTCCCAAGAAAACAACAGCAGCTATTACAAAATAG
- a CDS encoding NAD(P)-binding domain-containing protein, producing MKIGLAGIGKLGAAMMTHWHQSNFSIGIFHPDRSKAEQFAERYPNANPVTVNELRHLDIILLALPAGKVISFMDSIIPENSSITFINMATALLTKEIKERFPSCKVFGLKYMGHSRDLMENGKGLFITEDHLPAPVQDLFRPVGEIIKDSEERVAEINKLATYYAVKTAVEIENDLTGKGYHPAYVKRALTSLAPEVIRSYSEGTLGHFAKEIVKEIQESNKKAAD from the coding sequence TTGAAAATTGGCTTAGCAGGTATAGGTAAGTTAGGTGCGGCGATGATGACTCACTGGCATCAATCAAACTTTTCAATAGGTATTTTTCATCCCGACAGGTCAAAGGCAGAACAATTTGCTGAAAGGTATCCTAACGCAAATCCTGTGACTGTTAACGAGTTGAGACATTTAGATATTATTCTGCTCGCATTGCCGGCTGGAAAAGTGATTTCTTTTATGGATAGCATAATTCCAGAGAATTCTTCGATTACCTTCATTAATATGGCGACCGCGCTTCTAACGAAAGAAATTAAAGAAAGGTTCCCTTCCTGTAAAGTGTTTGGGTTGAAATACATGGGGCATTCAAGAGACTTAATGGAGAATGGAAAGGGATTATTTATTACTGAGGACCATCTCCCCGCTCCTGTCCAGGACCTATTCAGACCAGTAGGGGAAATCATAAAAGACAGTGAAGAGAGAGTAGCAGAAATAAATAAACTGGCAACCTATTATGCTGTCAAAACGGCTGTTGAAATTGAGAATGATTTAACAGGAAAAGGGTATCACCCAGCCTATGTTAAAAGGGCGCTGACTTCTCTGGCACCAGAAGTCATCCGGTCTTACAGCGAAGGCACTTTGGGGCATTTTGCAAAAGAGATTGTGAAGGAAATACAGGAATCTAATAAAAAAGCTGCTGATTAA
- a CDS encoding aldehyde dehydrogenase family protein: MITTKVETFHNYINGEWQESGSQKKFYSVNPANTEDVVGVFQASNETDVKLAIEAAKEAFPGWAKTAPSKRAAILNKAAAYLEENAAQFAEELTREEGKHVSDAKNEVLRSAQTLRYYAVEGQSFTGETFPNDDPNMRVSTEREPLGVVSVITPWNFPISIAARKIAPALISGNTVVFKPSSDTPLIAVRLVEALHEAGIPKGVLNFVTGKASDVGDLLVTHPAVKAVTFTGSTAAGEDIHSKSSFTTRTQMELGGKNPLLVMEDADLELAATLTVNGGFSLTGQACTGTSRVIVMKEVKEAFVNKLIEKTSALKIGNGFENGVKIGPLANEKQLNNVLKYIEFGKEDGADLVYGGEQLTEGQYEKGYFVQPAIFTNVKPNHRIAKEEIFGPVIAVIEADTYEEAIAVANDVDYGLSASIVTNNLKTASQFTKDIQAGTVKVNRTTTGNLINAPFGGLKQSSTATFRESGRVGLEFFTQVKTVYIGY; this comes from the coding sequence TTGATTACAACAAAAGTAGAAACTTTCCATAATTATATTAATGGTGAATGGCAGGAATCAGGGAGCCAAAAGAAGTTTTATAGTGTTAACCCGGCAAATACTGAAGATGTCGTCGGCGTTTTTCAGGCATCCAATGAAACAGATGTCAAGCTGGCGATTGAAGCCGCGAAGGAAGCATTCCCTGGCTGGGCAAAGACAGCTCCATCCAAGCGTGCAGCCATTTTAAACAAAGCAGCAGCATACCTTGAAGAAAATGCCGCCCAATTTGCAGAAGAACTGACAAGAGAAGAAGGGAAGCATGTCAGTGATGCAAAAAATGAAGTGCTCCGTTCTGCACAGACGCTTCGTTATTATGCGGTTGAGGGACAAAGCTTTACAGGTGAAACCTTCCCTAATGATGATCCCAATATGAGAGTTTCAACGGAAAGAGAACCGCTCGGCGTTGTAAGTGTCATAACGCCATGGAACTTTCCAATCTCTATAGCGGCGAGAAAAATTGCCCCAGCATTAATTTCAGGAAACACAGTTGTGTTCAAACCTTCATCAGATACCCCTCTGATTGCTGTCCGGCTTGTAGAAGCACTGCACGAGGCAGGTATTCCAAAAGGGGTCTTAAACTTTGTTACAGGGAAGGCTTCTGATGTAGGTGATTTATTAGTCACCCATCCTGCCGTCAAAGCTGTTACATTCACTGGTTCGACAGCTGCAGGTGAGGATATCCACAGCAAGAGCTCTTTCACCACCCGAACTCAAATGGAGCTTGGCGGCAAAAATCCGCTTTTAGTTATGGAAGATGCTGACCTTGAACTGGCGGCTACATTAACAGTAAATGGCGGGTTTTCTTTAACAGGGCAAGCCTGCACTGGAACAAGCAGAGTCATTGTGATGAAGGAAGTAAAGGAAGCATTTGTAAACAAATTGATTGAAAAAACAAGTGCTCTTAAAATAGGAAACGGTTTTGAAAATGGAGTTAAAATTGGTCCGCTGGCAAATGAAAAGCAGCTGAACAATGTTCTGAAGTATATTGAGTTTGGAAAAGAAGACGGTGCAGATCTTGTATATGGCGGTGAACAGCTGACTGAAGGCCAATATGAAAAAGGATATTTTGTTCAGCCGGCCATTTTTACGAATGTTAAACCGAATCACCGTATTGCCAAGGAAGAGATTTTCGGACCGGTTATTGCCGTGATCGAGGCAGATACATATGAAGAAGCCATTGCGGTTGCGAATGACGTTGACTACGGATTATCTGCTTCCATCGTGACAAATAACTTAAAAACAGCCAGCCAGTTTACAAAAGATATTCAGGCGGGCACGGTAAAAGTAAACCGGACTACGACCGGAAACTTAATCAATGCCCCATTTGGCGGATTAAAGCAATCCAGCACAGCAACGTTCCGGGAGTCGGGAAGAGTCGGCCTGGAATTTTTCACTCAAGTAAAAACCGTTTATATCGGGTACTAA
- a CDS encoding chromate transporter — MKPYLELAVGFARTGVTGYGGGPSTIPLIEFEAVKKYKWMTEEEFGETLALANTLPGPIATKMAAYIGYKVKGSLGATVAILTHILPSIIAMIALLGVLYSFRQSPIVSGMVQGVTPVIGFMLAEMAYRFYQKGSQGLGLPKNLILAAVSLIFVQFLEWHPGILIAIVLSTAFYIAHRKEQANKKAAEEYMPVREKSS, encoded by the coding sequence ATGAAGCCTTATCTTGAATTGGCGGTTGGATTTGCACGTACCGGTGTGACAGGGTATGGAGGAGGTCCTTCGACAATACCGCTGATCGAATTTGAAGCAGTCAAGAAATATAAGTGGATGACTGAGGAGGAATTTGGAGAGACTCTGGCGCTGGCCAATACATTGCCCGGACCGATTGCAACGAAGATGGCTGCCTATATCGGCTATAAAGTCAAAGGCAGCTTGGGTGCCACTGTAGCCATACTAACGCATATTCTTCCATCCATTATCGCCATGATTGCATTACTCGGGGTTTTATACTCCTTCCGCCAGTCCCCGATTGTCAGCGGAATGGTGCAGGGAGTGACACCTGTCATCGGTTTTATGCTGGCAGAAATGGCGTACCGTTTTTACCAGAAAGGCAGCCAGGGCTTAGGATTGCCTAAAAACCTTATATTGGCCGCAGTGTCATTAATTTTTGTGCAATTTTTGGAGTGGCATCCCGGTATTTTAATTGCAATCGTCTTAAGTACTGCTTTTTATATTGCCCATCGGAAAGAACAGGCGAATAAAAAGGCAGCTGAAGAGTACATGCCAGTAAGGGAGAAAAGTTCATGA